In a genomic window of Octadecabacter temperatus:
- a CDS encoding glycine--tRNA ligase subunit alpha: MADTPRSFQEIILRLQSYWAAKGCALMQPYDMEVGAGTFHPATTLRSLGDVPWAAAYVQPSRRPTDGRYGENPNRLQHYYQFQALIKPSPPNLQELYLGSLEAIGIDMEMHDIRFVEDDWESPTLGASGLGWEVWCDGMEVSQFTYFQQVCGHDCHPVSGELTYGLERLAMYVLGVDHVMDMPFNDPDAPIALTYGDVFKQAEQEYSRFNFDIADTDILLTHFEDAERECAAILSHEHIDPKNGNKIVMAQPAYDQCIKASHLFNLLDARGVISVTERQAYIGRVRALSKLCADAFLQTAAGGFQEASA; encoded by the coding sequence ATGGCCGATACACCACGCAGTTTTCAAGAGATTATCCTTCGTCTTCAGTCCTATTGGGCTGCAAAGGGCTGCGCGTTGATGCAGCCTTACGACATGGAGGTTGGCGCAGGAACGTTTCACCCTGCCACCACGCTGCGTTCATTGGGCGATGTGCCTTGGGCCGCGGCCTATGTTCAGCCTTCGCGTCGCCCAACAGATGGTCGCTACGGTGAGAACCCGAACCGCTTGCAGCACTACTACCAGTTCCAAGCCCTGATTAAGCCAAGCCCGCCCAACCTGCAGGAGCTGTATCTCGGGTCCTTGGAAGCCATCGGTATCGACATGGAGATGCACGATATCCGCTTTGTTGAGGATGATTGGGAAAGCCCGACATTGGGGGCTTCTGGCCTTGGCTGGGAAGTTTGGTGTGACGGGATGGAAGTGTCGCAATTCACTTATTTCCAACAGGTTTGCGGCCATGACTGCCACCCTGTTTCGGGTGAACTGACCTACGGTTTGGAACGCCTTGCGATGTATGTTTTGGGCGTGGATCACGTGATGGACATGCCGTTCAACGACCCTGATGCGCCGATTGCGCTGACTTACGGTGATGTGTTCAAGCAGGCTGAGCAGGAATACTCGCGTTTCAACTTTGATATCGCGGACACCGACATTCTGCTCACGCATTTTGAAGATGCGGAACGTGAATGTGCCGCGATTCTGAGCCACGAACACATTGACCCTAAGAACGGTAATAAAATCGTCATGGCACAGCCCGCCTATGACCAGTGCATCAAGGCCAGCCACCTGTTTAACCTGCTTGATGCACGCGGTGTGATTTCTGTGACCGAACGCCAAGCCTACATCGGGCGTGTGCGGGCGTTGTCCAAGCTATGTGCCGATGCGTTCCTTCAAACCGCCGCTGGTGGTTTTCAGGAGGCAAGCGCATGA
- a CDS encoding DUF6446 family protein, with amino-acid sequence MNATRLAILAILIPAVLGGAFMYYNIVYAGYAELTPEQVGEIQLVSVVSGEPEPIMLDNVMAIDTVEDGVRISGAISFRACFDAPQSQAMLSETFEIMGDPVPLTAPSWFECFNAQEIGKALEDGEAIAFMSEENISFGVDRVVAIMPDGRGFVWHQLNACGEAVFAGDNTPEDCPEPPEDF; translated from the coding sequence ATGAATGCCACGCGCCTCGCAATTCTGGCTATCTTGATTCCTGCCGTTCTTGGCGGTGCATTCATGTATTACAACATTGTCTACGCAGGCTACGCCGAACTTACACCAGAGCAGGTTGGAGAAATCCAATTGGTCAGTGTCGTAAGCGGCGAGCCTGAGCCGATTATGTTGGATAATGTAATGGCTATCGACACGGTTGAAGACGGTGTTCGTATCTCCGGCGCGATTTCGTTCCGCGCTTGTTTCGATGCGCCGCAAAGTCAGGCCATGCTGTCTGAAACCTTTGAAATCATGGGTGATCCGGTCCCGTTGACTGCGCCGTCATGGTTTGAATGCTTCAACGCACAAGAAATTGGTAAGGCCTTAGAAGACGGCGAAGCCATCGCGTTCATGAGCGAAGAAAACATCAGCTTCGGCGTCGATCGTGTCGTCGCTATTATGCCAGACGGCCGCGGCTTTGTCTGGCACCAGCTTAATGCGTGCGGGGAGGCCGTTTTTGCCGGTGACAACACCCCCGAAGACTGCCCAGAACCGCCGGAGGATTTTTAA
- the glyS gene encoding glycine--tRNA ligase subunit beta: MPDLLIELFSEEIPARMQAKAAADLQKLVTDGLVEAGLTYAGAGAFFTPRRLALSVEGLSAESPDTREERKGPKVGAPDGAIDGFCRGAGVSRDSLEARDTGKGEVYFAVIEKKGRGAPEIIAEVLESAIRNFPWPKSMRWGNGALKWVRPLHSIICILSDEAGAEVVAMSVDGIKSGNTTCGHRFMAPDEFSVTSFEDYEAKLKRANVVLRADERADMIWSEASNQAFAAGLELVEDKDLLAEVSGLVEWPVVLMGTIADDFLSLPPEVLTASMREHQKFFSVKDKSGQVVRFVTVANRETKDQGVTILAGNQKVLFARLSDAKFFWENDLRVAKTGGQEWLDSLANVTFHNKLGTVAELVDRMASLSAEIAPMVGADPKDAAEAAKFAKADLSSEMIYEFPDLQGLMGRYYAKEAGKTDAVALAAQEHYSPLGPSDDVPNAPVSVAVALAEKIDKLTGFWAIDEKPTGSKDPFALRRAALGVIRLVLENGLTVKLDRFIDAQLVRQKVKVFDTLSNDEVTELLEEIAKHGVFGAAFKTAKDFWKDKDVSPSQGFNDLGDAVPDLSVDLLSFFHDRLKVYLKDEGVSHDAIDASLAMPGNDDLLLLVNRAKALAAFLKTDDGTNLIQGFKRANNILSQAEEKDGVEYSFGADVKFAETDEEKTLFAALDAADAKIAPAMAAEDFATAMSAMADLRAPIDAFFDAVQINADSEVLRRNRLNMLHRIRTICLSVADLRKLEG; the protein is encoded by the coding sequence ATGCCTGACCTGTTAATCGAACTTTTCTCCGAAGAAATCCCTGCACGTATGCAGGCCAAAGCCGCCGCTGATTTGCAAAAATTGGTGACCGACGGATTGGTCGAAGCCGGCCTGACGTATGCCGGTGCTGGTGCCTTTTTCACGCCCCGTCGTTTGGCGCTTTCTGTCGAAGGCTTGAGCGCCGAAAGCCCCGACACACGCGAAGAACGCAAGGGCCCAAAAGTTGGCGCACCAGATGGTGCGATTGACGGGTTCTGTCGCGGTGCAGGCGTGTCACGTGACAGCCTTGAAGCACGCGATACGGGCAAAGGCGAAGTCTACTTCGCCGTGATCGAAAAGAAGGGGCGCGGCGCGCCCGAAATTATTGCCGAAGTGCTCGAAAGCGCGATCCGTAACTTCCCGTGGCCCAAGTCCATGCGTTGGGGTAATGGTGCGTTGAAATGGGTTCGCCCACTGCATTCCATCATTTGCATTCTCAGTGACGAAGCCGGTGCCGAAGTCGTGGCAATGTCTGTTGATGGCATCAAGTCTGGCAACACGACGTGCGGTCACCGATTTATGGCACCGGATGAATTTTCTGTAACATCTTTCGAGGATTACGAGGCGAAGCTAAAGCGCGCCAATGTTGTTCTACGTGCTGATGAACGCGCGGATATGATCTGGTCCGAGGCGTCTAATCAGGCGTTCGCTGCTGGTTTGGAATTGGTCGAAGACAAGGACCTATTGGCTGAGGTCTCGGGCCTTGTTGAATGGCCTGTCGTGTTGATGGGCACCATCGCGGATGACTTTTTGTCATTGCCACCTGAGGTGCTGACAGCTTCCATGCGTGAGCACCAAAAGTTCTTCTCGGTGAAGGATAAGTCGGGCCAAGTTGTGCGGTTCGTAACGGTCGCAAACCGTGAAACCAAAGACCAAGGTGTGACCATTTTGGCAGGCAACCAGAAGGTGTTGTTCGCGCGTTTGTCGGACGCGAAATTCTTCTGGGAAAACGATCTGCGCGTCGCCAAAACTGGCGGCCAAGAGTGGCTCGATTCACTTGCGAATGTGACGTTCCACAACAAGCTCGGGACGGTTGCCGAATTGGTGGATCGCATGGCTTCGCTATCTGCCGAGATCGCGCCAATGGTCGGTGCTGATCCTAAAGACGCGGCAGAGGCGGCGAAATTCGCCAAGGCCGACCTGAGTTCAGAAATGATTTACGAATTCCCCGACCTTCAGGGTCTGATGGGGCGCTACTATGCCAAGGAGGCGGGCAAGACTGACGCCGTCGCATTGGCTGCGCAGGAACACTACTCCCCGCTGGGCCCGTCTGATGATGTGCCAAATGCGCCTGTGTCAGTGGCCGTGGCGCTCGCCGAAAAGATCGACAAGCTGACAGGCTTCTGGGCGATTGATGAAAAACCGACAGGGTCCAAGGATCCGTTCGCGCTGCGTCGCGCAGCCTTGGGCGTTATCCGATTGGTGCTGGAGAATGGCCTAACCGTTAAGTTGGATCGCTTCATTGACGCCCAATTGGTGCGCCAGAAGGTAAAGGTTTTCGACACGCTGTCTAACGATGAAGTAACTGAGCTGTTGGAAGAAATCGCCAAGCATGGTGTTTTTGGCGCTGCATTCAAAACGGCGAAAGATTTCTGGAAAGACAAGGATGTTTCACCATCCCAAGGGTTTAACGACCTTGGCGATGCTGTTCCTGACTTGTCCGTCGATCTGCTTTCTTTCTTCCACGACCGTCTGAAGGTCTACCTTAAGGACGAGGGCGTTTCCCATGATGCGATCGATGCCTCCCTTGCGATGCCGGGTAACGATGACCTGTTGTTGCTGGTGAATCGCGCTAAAGCATTGGCGGCGTTCCTGAAGACCGATGACGGTACCAACCTGATCCAAGGGTTTAAGCGCGCCAACAACATCCTGTCCCAAGCGGAAGAGAAGGATGGGGTTGAGTATTCTTTCGGGGCCGACGTGAAATTCGCAGAAACCGATGAGGAAAAGACGCTGTTTGCGGCGCTGGATGCCGCAGATGCAAAGATTGCGCCTGCGATGGCGGCCGAGGACTTTGCAACGGCGATGTCCGCTATGGCAGACTTACGTGCGCCGATCGATGCATTCTTTGATGCTGTTCAAATCAACGCGGACAGCGAAGTTTTGCGCCGTAACCGCCTGAATATGTTGCACCGTATCCGGACAATCTGCCTCAGCGTGGCCGATTTACGAAAGCTTGAGGGTTAA
- a CDS encoding putative PEP-binding protein — MQKVITLKDMCHVTKTAPMAAEVHGGRAKCLQRLIRLDMPVPTTVALSFDAVRAIAGGAAANLPDILRHFGENPLLSVRPSSMDPDWGGPHAILNIGLNDIKHAELCKTLGEEVATRLYMQYIQTFAVEVARLDPEEFYLSDHPSADALQAMLHTYETEMDAEFPQDVGEQINEVLRSMSRTWEGTTARLLRQAKGAPADAGLGLVVQEMALPMGAGVSGSGVIQFASGVTGEEQINGRFVPQMLHAEGMRDNDHALFLTRDPRGPSLEESAPDVFQQLLKFGAIARIKLREEMEIKFILRDGVLTILDGIRIDRSNRAAVRIAVDLAVSGVIPKEEAIMRVKPAALSELLHRQVDSRAERDVLVTGIAASPGAASGRLVFTASEAQASASRGEACVLVRRETTPEDIRGMHAAVAVVTLRGGITSHAAVIGRGIGLPCIVGAADLDVDERKRLISGPDGRVFKAGDMVTVDGSTGQVLVGEPKMLEAALDDAFQTLLTWADDVRDIGIRANADTPADAQTARNFAAQGIGLCRTEHMFFDGDRVDLMREMIFADSPEGRAAVLERLLPLQQSDFADIFQIMDGQPVCIRLFDPPLHEFLPAGKAGMRELADLLDVPLAEVTARVEDLTEYNPMLGMRGVRLGITVPEIYEMQARAIFQAVVACQKNGRTLVPEIMIPLVSAKREVELVQAHIEAVAASVHSESGVDFEYRLGVMVETPRAALRAEDIAEHAAFLSFGTNDLTQMAYGLSRDDAGKFMSDYVKLQVYEEDPFHTLDLEGVGELLQLGAERGRKGRPDVTLSICGEHGGDTATIAFCRAQGFDYVSCSPFRVPVARLSAAQLALTDRLG; from the coding sequence GTGCAGAAAGTCATTACGCTCAAAGATATGTGCCACGTCACCAAAACCGCGCCGATGGCAGCGGAAGTTCATGGTGGGCGGGCGAAATGTCTGCAGCGTTTGATCCGGCTGGACATGCCTGTGCCAACCACCGTGGCGCTTTCGTTTGATGCGGTGCGCGCGATTGCGGGTGGTGCGGCGGCTAATCTGCCAGATATTTTACGTCATTTCGGCGAGAACCCGTTGCTGTCGGTCCGTCCGAGCAGCATGGACCCTGATTGGGGTGGACCGCATGCAATCCTAAATATCGGGTTGAATGACATCAAGCACGCTGAGCTGTGTAAGACGCTGGGTGAAGAAGTCGCGACCCGACTTTATATGCAATATATTCAGACCTTTGCCGTCGAAGTGGCACGCCTTGACCCAGAGGAATTTTACCTAAGCGATCACCCGTCTGCGGATGCGTTGCAGGCAATGCTGCACACCTATGAAACCGAAATGGACGCGGAGTTCCCACAGGATGTAGGTGAGCAAATTAACGAAGTGTTGCGATCCATGTCGCGCACTTGGGAGGGCACGACAGCGCGGCTGTTACGCCAAGCCAAGGGAGCGCCTGCGGATGCTGGCCTTGGGCTGGTTGTTCAAGAAATGGCGTTGCCAATGGGTGCAGGGGTTTCGGGGTCTGGTGTGATCCAGTTTGCATCCGGAGTGACAGGCGAAGAGCAGATCAACGGGCGGTTTGTGCCGCAAATGTTGCACGCTGAAGGTATGCGCGACAACGACCATGCGCTGTTTCTAACACGCGATCCACGCGGCCCGTCGCTTGAAGAAAGCGCGCCAGATGTGTTTCAGCAATTGCTTAAATTCGGTGCGATTGCGCGGATAAAGCTGCGCGAGGAAATGGAAATCAAGTTCATCCTGCGTGACGGGGTGCTCACGATTTTGGATGGCATTCGCATTGACCGATCCAACCGAGCGGCCGTGCGAATTGCGGTCGATCTAGCGGTTTCAGGTGTGATCCCCAAAGAAGAGGCAATCATGCGGGTGAAGCCTGCCGCGCTGTCAGAATTGTTGCACCGTCAGGTGGACAGCCGTGCTGAACGGGACGTGCTTGTGACAGGTATCGCGGCCAGCCCCGGTGCAGCGTCTGGGCGTTTGGTCTTTACGGCGTCCGAAGCGCAAGCAAGCGCATCACGGGGCGAGGCCTGCGTGTTGGTGCGCCGCGAAACCACGCCAGAAGACATTCGCGGCATGCACGCGGCGGTCGCCGTTGTGACCCTGCGCGGCGGCATAACCAGCCATGCTGCAGTCATCGGGCGGGGCATTGGTTTGCCTTGCATCGTTGGCGCTGCCGATTTGGACGTGGATGAACGTAAGCGATTGATTTCTGGGCCAGATGGCCGTGTTTTCAAAGCAGGCGACATGGTGACCGTGGACGGTAGCACCGGACAAGTGCTGGTGGGTGAGCCAAAGATGTTGGAAGCAGCGCTTGATGATGCGTTTCAGACCCTTCTAACCTGGGCGGATGATGTGCGTGACATTGGCATTCGTGCCAATGCGGATACTCCTGCAGATGCGCAAACTGCGCGAAACTTTGCGGCCCAAGGTATCGGGCTGTGCCGTACAGAGCATATGTTCTTCGATGGTGATCGTGTTGATTTGATGCGCGAAATGATCTTTGCAGACAGCCCTGAAGGGCGTGCTGCCGTGCTTGAGCGGTTGTTGCCGCTCCAACAATCTGACTTTGCGGATATCTTTCAGATTATGGATGGGCAGCCGGTTTGCATTCGTCTGTTTGACCCGCCCCTTCATGAATTCCTTCCAGCGGGTAAAGCCGGCATGCGCGAGCTTGCCGACCTTCTTGATGTGCCTTTGGCGGAAGTTACCGCGCGGGTCGAAGATTTGACTGAATACAACCCCATGCTTGGGATGCGTGGCGTCCGGTTGGGTATTACCGTGCCCGAGATTTATGAAATGCAGGCCCGTGCAATTTTCCAGGCAGTCGTGGCTTGTCAGAAAAACGGACGTACTTTGGTGCCGGAGATCATGATCCCGCTCGTAAGTGCCAAGCGCGAAGTTGAGCTGGTGCAGGCGCATATTGAGGCCGTCGCGGCTTCGGTACACTCTGAATCCGGTGTCGATTTTGAATACCGTTTGGGCGTTATGGTTGAAACTCCACGCGCTGCGTTGCGCGCCGAAGACATCGCCGAACATGCCGCCTTTCTGTCGTTTGGGACCAACGACCTTACTCAGATGGCATATGGGCTGTCGCGTGATGATGCGGGTAAATTCATGTCCGACTATGTGAAATTGCAGGTCTACGAAGAAGATCCGTTCCACACGCTTGATCTGGAAGGCGTCGGTGAGTTGCTTCAGCTCGGTGCTGAGCGGGGTCGAAAGGGGCGTCCAGACGTGACCTTGTCCATCTGTGGCGAGCACGGTGGCGATACCGCTACAATTGCTTTCTGCCGCGCACAGGGCTTCGATTACGTGTCCTGTTCACCGTTCCGTGTGCCAGTTGCGCGACTTTCCGCTGCACAGCTTGCACTGACCGACAGGCTGGGCTGA
- a CDS encoding cell wall hydrolase, with protein sequence MSKRIGTKLLAICAMSFGIAFGGASAAQADDVLAARLGALLGQERAAIQQVSDARVAALTAVPPASARNIPTAPDVITYDNAFLASQPSASGGDQWKCLAEALYFEARGESVRGMFAVGEVIMNRVDSSRYPSTLCGVINQGTGRQFACQFTYTCDGAAEVIHEQAAWAKVGKVARLLIDGAPRQLTDGATHYHTRAVNPRWARVFPRTATIGSHHFYRQS encoded by the coding sequence ATGTCTAAGCGTATCGGAACGAAACTTTTGGCGATCTGCGCCATGAGCTTTGGAATTGCTTTCGGTGGTGCATCCGCAGCGCAAGCTGACGATGTCTTGGCCGCGCGTTTGGGTGCGCTGCTTGGACAAGAACGTGCCGCGATCCAGCAAGTTTCTGATGCACGCGTTGCTGCGTTGACTGCTGTGCCACCTGCATCCGCACGCAACATTCCGACTGCCCCAGACGTTATTACCTATGACAACGCATTCCTTGCATCCCAGCCATCTGCATCCGGTGGCGATCAGTGGAAGTGTTTGGCCGAAGCCCTATACTTCGAGGCACGCGGTGAAAGCGTACGCGGCATGTTTGCCGTCGGCGAGGTCATCATGAATCGCGTCGATTCTTCACGCTACCCAAGCACGCTGTGCGGCGTAATCAACCAAGGGACTGGCCGCCAGTTTGCCTGTCAGTTTACCTACACCTGCGACGGCGCAGCCGAAGTGATCCATGAACAGGCTGCATGGGCAAAGGTCGGCAAGGTCGCACGTTTACTGATTGATGGCGCACCGCGCCAATTGACGGATGGTGCTACGCATTACCACACACGGGCCGTTAACCCGCGTTGGGCCCGCGTCTTTCCACGCACTGCGACAATCGGTTCGCACCACTTCTACCGTCAAAGCTAG
- a CDS encoding dihydroneopterin aldolase produces the protein MSSDTKLAFAHPSERAEATAPNGNGGLRDRISLRDYITEVEIGAFQQERGHLQRIKFNVVVEVEPLTGPIDDDVDRILSYDRVTEAIDYELGAERLNLLETLAARIAERILLEPQALRVFVRIEKIDRGPFSLGVEIMREQGGDDGAAVEVMDEPHPRMAYLSNDTIRGDRLTAIIDALSADDVPLIFCVGAGDTPAPSASVTQAQRRIDLLSIEQNAWVLAGRDKRCVVVETRTELDWAMKNGQTCVWAPSKAVLDASDSPDTTDGLVLAAWFAGELQALELVVAGVDAPPCDVPVRTL, from the coding sequence ATGAGCAGCGATACAAAATTGGCGTTTGCCCACCCGTCAGAGCGGGCCGAAGCCACCGCGCCAAACGGCAACGGCGGACTGCGCGACCGCATTTCCCTGCGCGATTATATCACCGAAGTCGAAATTGGCGCGTTCCAGCAAGAACGCGGCCACCTGCAACGCATCAAGTTCAATGTCGTGGTTGAGGTTGAACCCCTGACCGGCCCAATTGATGATGATGTGGACCGCATTTTGTCATATGACCGCGTAACCGAAGCGATTGACTATGAACTCGGCGCGGAACGTCTGAACCTTCTTGAAACGCTTGCCGCACGTATAGCGGAACGCATTTTGCTTGAACCGCAAGCGTTGCGGGTGTTCGTGCGGATCGAAAAGATCGACCGAGGACCATTTTCGCTTGGTGTTGAGATCATGCGCGAGCAAGGCGGCGACGATGGCGCAGCGGTTGAGGTCATGGACGAACCGCATCCCCGCATGGCCTATTTGTCCAATGACACGATCCGCGGTGACAGGCTTACCGCGATAATCGACGCGCTATCGGCTGATGATGTTCCGCTGATATTTTGTGTTGGAGCAGGGGACACACCCGCGCCATCCGCAAGCGTTACACAGGCACAGCGGCGCATTGATCTACTTTCAATCGAACAAAATGCGTGGGTCCTCGCGGGGCGCGATAAGCGTTGCGTGGTTGTCGAAACCCGAACCGAGCTGGATTGGGCCATGAAGAACGGCCAAACCTGCGTGTGGGCACCGTCTAAGGCCGTGTTGGACGCCTCAGACAGCCCAGATACCACCGATGGTCTTGTCTTGGCTGCGTGGTTTGCGGGCGAGTTGCAGGCGCTTGAACTGGTTGTGGCTGGCGTTGACGCGCCGCCTTGCGACGTGCCGGTCCGAACCCTTTGA
- the folP gene encoding dihydropteroate synthase encodes MVYYRPIAMTDPHRPKDAVSLVGGWCWFSHVECMERGRVGEVVPAAEVPDDVLTRLSAPRAPIAGLDLTTPRIMSILNVTPDSFSDGGMFNAPDAALAQARAMVADGADIIDIGGESTRPGAVTVDVNEEIERTAPVIKAMRAGSDVAISIDTRKAPVAQAALDAGASLVNDVAALTFDPDMPMVTAKANAPCCLMHAQGDPATMQDDPTYVNVMLDVYDFLNARIQAAEAAGIRRDQIIVDPGIGFGKTQEHNLTLLRNLSIFHGLGCAVLLGASRKRFIGTIGQAPDAHDRLGGSVAVALHGLSQGMQFLRVHDTLPTKQAMRLFLAVN; translated from the coding sequence ATGGTCTATTATCGCCCCATTGCAATGACCGACCCGCATCGCCCGAAAGACGCGGTCTCACTTGTGGGGGGGTGGTGTTGGTTCAGCCATGTCGAATGTATGGAACGCGGGCGCGTTGGCGAGGTCGTTCCTGCCGCCGAGGTGCCTGATGATGTTCTGACACGGCTTAGTGCGCCGCGTGCACCGATTGCAGGGCTGGATCTAACCACGCCACGTATCATGAGCATCCTGAACGTAACCCCAGACAGTTTCTCTGATGGCGGGATGTTCAACGCGCCCGATGCGGCGCTAGCGCAGGCCCGTGCAATGGTGGCGGATGGCGCAGATATCATCGATATCGGTGGCGAAAGCACGCGCCCCGGCGCTGTTACGGTCGATGTTAATGAGGAAATTGAACGCACAGCACCTGTCATCAAAGCAATGCGGGCAGGCAGTGATGTTGCGATCTCGATTGATACGCGAAAAGCGCCTGTTGCACAGGCCGCGCTGGATGCTGGTGCGTCGCTTGTGAATGACGTGGCTGCGCTTACGTTTGACCCTGATATGCCCATGGTCACAGCTAAGGCAAACGCACCCTGCTGCCTAATGCATGCGCAGGGTGACCCCGCCACGATGCAGGATGACCCGACATACGTTAATGTTATGTTAGACGTTTATGACTTTCTGAACGCCCGTATCCAAGCTGCAGAAGCGGCAGGAATTCGCCGTGACCAGATCATTGTGGACCCTGGGATCGGGTTTGGAAAAACCCAAGAACATAATCTTACACTGCTGCGGAATTTGTCTATTTTTCATGGACTTGGATGTGCTGTGCTTCTTGGCGCGTCGCGAAAGCGATTTATCGGTACGATTGGACAAGCACCTGATGCGCATGACCGGCTCGGCGGGTCAGTCGCGGTCGCGTTGCATGGCCTATCACAGGGTATGCAATTCTTGCGGGTCCATGATACGCTGCCTACAAAACAGGCAATGCGGCTTTTTCTAGCCGTGAACTAA
- the glmM gene encoding phosphoglucosamine mutase, whose amino-acid sequence MARKFFGTDGVRGTANKYPMTAEIALKIGAAVGRYFRNDGSNGHRVVIGKDTRLSGYMFESALTAGLTSTGMNVLLLGPIPTPGVGLLTTSMRADLGIMISASHNPAIDNGIKLFGPDGFKLSDEAEMEIERLLESEIEPAQAVNIGRAKRIDDGRFRYAERLKGTFPQGMRLDGMKVVIDCANGAAHRVAPEVLWELGATVIPVGTSPDGFNINEGCGSTSPRTAAETIVTHGADVGICLDGDADRVMILDQNGNVADGDQIMGLFALRWADQGRLNGDTLVATVMSNLGLETFLQDHGLNLKRTNVGDRYVVEAMRAGGFNLGGEQSGHIVMTDYATTGDGLLAGLQFLSAMIETGKPASELIKVFETVPQMLKNVRYSDGADPLNEASVKAAIAAAEADLVGKGRLLIRKSGTEPLIRVMAECVDDALLGQVVDGIVAEVEAVATVSA is encoded by the coding sequence ATGGCACGTAAATTTTTCGGAACCGATGGCGTGCGTGGCACGGCGAACAAATATCCAATGACTGCAGAAATTGCGCTGAAGATTGGCGCCGCAGTTGGTCGGTATTTCCGCAATGACGGATCCAACGGACATCGCGTGGTGATCGGCAAAGACACACGTTTGTCGGGCTACATGTTTGAGTCCGCTCTGACAGCAGGGCTGACCAGCACCGGGATGAACGTGCTGCTTCTTGGCCCGATCCCGACGCCCGGTGTTGGGCTTTTGACGACGTCCATGCGTGCCGATTTGGGCATCATGATTTCGGCCAGCCACAACCCTGCGATTGATAACGGAATTAAGCTGTTCGGCCCTGATGGTTTCAAACTGTCCGATGAGGCCGAAATGGAAATCGAACGCCTGCTGGAAAGCGAGATTGAGCCAGCGCAAGCGGTCAACATCGGGCGTGCCAAACGTATTGATGACGGGCGCTTTCGTTACGCTGAACGCCTGAAGGGGACGTTCCCGCAAGGCATGCGCTTGGATGGTATGAAGGTTGTAATCGACTGTGCCAATGGCGCGGCCCACCGCGTCGCACCCGAAGTGCTTTGGGAGCTTGGCGCAACGGTTATCCCTGTTGGCACCAGCCCGGACGGGTTCAACATCAATGAAGGTTGCGGCTCAACCAGCCCGCGCACGGCGGCGGAAACCATCGTGACGCATGGCGCTGATGTCGGCATCTGTCTGGATGGTGACGCGGACCGTGTGATGATCCTTGATCAAAATGGCAATGTTGCAGACGGCGACCAGATCATGGGCCTGTTTGCATTGCGTTGGGCTGATCAAGGCCGCTTGAACGGTGATACATTGGTGGCCACTGTGATGTCTAATCTTGGGCTTGAAACCTTCCTGCAGGATCACGGGCTAAACCTCAAACGGACCAATGTCGGTGACCGTTATGTTGTTGAGGCCATGCGCGCCGGGGGCTTCAATCTAGGTGGCGAACAATCCGGCCACATTGTGATGACGGATTACGCGACAACGGGAGATGGTCTGCTCGCAGGTCTGCAATTCTTGTCTGCGATGATTGAGACAGGCAAACCAGCGTCTGAGTTGATCAAGGTTTTCGAAACTGTACCGCAGATGTTGAAGAACGTACGCTATAGCGATGGAGCAGATCCATTGAATGAGGCATCAGTCAAAGCGGCAATTGCTGCGGCTGAGGCTGATTTGGTCGGCAAAGGCCGCCTGCTGATCCGCAAGTCGGGTACAGAGCCGTTGATCCGTGTCATGGCAGAATGTGTCGATGATGCGTTGCTTGGACAGGTCGTAGATGGGATCGTAGCCGAAGTGGAAGCAGTGGCAACTGTCAGCGCTTAA